The following nucleotide sequence is from Peribacillus sp. ACCC06369.
TCTCATGATACCATAGTTTATCCAATTTGACGATATATATAGTCTTTACCCGAATGTACCAAGAAACACGCAAGCAGAGGATAAAAAAAAAGACAGCAGAAAAACGGCTGTCTTAAATATTGGAAACTTGTTGCAACGGAAAATCCTTCACGACCGTCACGAACTGACCTTCACTAAATGGATAGCCAGACTTTGTAATCTTCACTTTTACGATTTCACCGACCATCTCATCCGAAGCTGGGAAGACGATTTTCATATAATTATCGGAGTATCCTTCATAAAGGCCATTTTCCAACTTCGTTTCAGGAATGACTTCAAGAACTTCCCCCTCAAATCGTGATGCATACTCTTTTGCCAGCTGGTCCGACAAAGCGATAAGACGGTGGACGCGTTCATTTTTGACATCTTCATCCACTTGATCTTCCATACGTGCAGCCGGAGTCCCTGTCCGTTTTGAATAAGGGAAGACATGGAGTTCGGAGAATTTATATTTTTCTATAAAGTTATATGTCTCCATGAATTCTTCTTCGGTTTCACCCGGGAAACCTACGATGACATCAGAAGTAACAGCAAGACCCGGAAGTGCAATTTTTAACTTTTCGATTCGATCACCGAAGAAATCCATCGTATATTTACGTCTCATCCGTTTTAAAACCGTATCGGAACCCGATTGGATTGGAATATGCAAATGACGTACGACTTTTTTTGATTTCGTCAGCACTTCAATGATCTCATCTGTAATTTGGCTGGCTTCAATGGATGAAATACGGATGCGCTTCAGCCCATCGATTTTTTCCAGGTCCCGCAGCAGCATCGCCAAATTATAGTCCTTCAAATCGTCTCCATAGCCACCAGTATGAATTCCGGTCAAGACTAGTTCTTTATATCCTGCCTCGACAAGCTGTTCAGCTTGGTGAACGACTTCCTTTGGGTCGCGCGAACGCATTAATCCACGAGCCCAAGGGATGATGCAGAAAGTGCAGAAATTATTGCACCCTTCCTGAATCTTTAATGAAGCACGTGTACGGTCTGTAAAAGCAGGTACATCCAACTCTTCGTAGACACGGTTTTTCATGATATTTCCTACAGCATTGATTGGTTCACGTTCAACCTTGAATTGCTCGATGTAATCAAGCAGTTTAACCCTGTCCTGTGTTCCTACAACAATATCCACACCTGGTATGGCCATGATTTCTGCTGGCGATGTCTGAGCGTAGCATCCCGTTACCGCTATGACGGCATTCGGATTCTTACGAATGGCACGACGGATGACCTGACGGCTTTTTTTATCGCCAGTGTTTGTCACCGTGCATGTGTTGATGACATATACATCTGATGTGTTTTCAAACTCAACACGATCATATCCCCCAGTTTTGAATAATTGCCAAATAGCCTCTGTTTCATAATGATTCACTTTACAGCCTAATGTATGGAAAGCGACCGTTGCCATTTTTCATCACCTCAAAAGTTCTACATGATAAGAAACAGCGGAAAGTGCATATAAAGGTGCTGTTTCAGTTCTTAATATCCTTGGTCCAAGACCGCAAGCCACAAAACCGGCATCAGTCAGTTTTTCAATTTCCTTATCTGCTAACCCACCTTCAGGACCAAACACGAATAAGATCGATTGCCCTGGGGTGATATCTTTCAAGACAGATGCGAGTACAGAAGTTTCCCCACGTTTTGCCTCTTCTTCAAAAGCGATTAATTTATGATCGAAACCGGAAGCATACCCAGCTAGCTGAACTGCCGTCATCGGTTCCTTGATGGCAGGGATAACTGTGCGGTGAGATTGTTCAGCCGCCTCTTTTGAAATCTTCTGGAGCCTCTCCAATTTCTTACCTACCTTTTTGTGGTCCCATTTTACCACCGAACGAGCCGCAATAAAAGGGATAAATTCAAAGGCACCCAGTTCCGTACCCTTTTGAACGATATATTCCAATTTATCCCCTTTAGGCAGACCGCTCGCTATCACAACCCTCACAGGAAGTTCCTTTTCTTCATTCTTCCATTCGATAACGGTCCCTATAACAGCATCATCACTAATTTCCGAAATTTCCGTGACAGCTGTCATACCATTGCCTTTCACCGTAATGATCCGCTCCCCTGGTCCCATCCTCATGACCCTGGCGATATGGTGAAAATCATCGCCTGATATCGTCACCGTGTTTCCATTGATGTCTTCTTCGTTAAGAAAATACCGTTGCACACTGCCACCCACTTCGTCTAGTCTAAAAACTTACAGGCTAACAGTCAGAGGCTTATTACCCGAATGCAAGCCATGCAAAGATTCAAGCTAAAAAAAGGTACTCTGACTATCAAAATACCCGATAATCAGAGTAACTTTTTTCAATTAATCATTTCTTTTCGCGATTATCGCTACCCAATCTTCCATCAAGATGGTTTCGGAAATGGTGAAGCCAGATCCCGTAATCGCATCCTTCACATCTTGTTTCTTAGGTTGAATGATTCCAGAAGCTATAAAATATCCGCCCGGTTTGACGACTTTCGCTACATCATCCGTAAAGCTCATGATCACTTCGGCAAGAATATTAGCCACGACGACATCCGCTTGTTCATTTACACCATCCAGCAAGTTACCTTTTGAAACGGACACTTTATCCTGCACGTTATTAAGTTCCACATTTTGTATAGCTGACTGTACAGCCACTTCATCCAAATCAAGGGACTGGATTCGTTTTGCGTCCAATAATGCAGCAGCAATGCTTAGAACACCAGAACCCGTTCCTACATCAACGACTAAATCCCCAGGCCGCACTGTACGTTCCAGCGCTTGGATGCACATGACCGTTGTCGGGTGTGTACCTGTTCCGAAGGCCATGCCTGGATCAAGTTCGATGATCAGTTCGTCACTGCTTACTGGAGTGTAATCTTCCCATGTTGGCACGATGGTAAAACGTTCGGATATCTTGACGGGATTATAATATTTTTTCCAAGCCGTCGCCCACTCTTCTTCATTCACTTCACTAATTGAAACAACATTCTTCCCAAGGTCTATATCAAAAAGGTGGAGATTATTGATTGATTCCTTAATAGCATCAACGGTTTCACCAAGAAAGCTGTTTACGGGAAGATAAGCCTTAATGACTACACCCTCATCCGGATAATCATCTGGGTTTAAGTGGTAGATTTCGCCAAAAACATTTTCGCGTTCCTTGACTAATTCTAGAGGATCCTCAATGACAACACCACTCGCACCTGCCTCATGAAGAATATTAGAAACAGGTTCAACCGCTTCATTCGTTGTTTGGATTGCAAATTCAGACCACTTCATAATCTACCAACTCCCAATTTGTTCTTTTACTTTTATTCACCTATCTTTAAATGCACGTTTCACTTTTGAGAAAAAGCCATCTTCTTGTTCATCTATACCTTGTCCGCTGATATCGCTGAACTCACGAAGCAGATCCTTTTGTTTTTCCGTTAATTTTTTAGGCGTTACCACTAATACGACTACATGCTGATCTCCTTGGCCATATCCTCTGACGTTAGGAACACCTTTGCCTTTTAAACGGAAACGCGTGCTTGTTTGTGTACCGGCAGGGATCTTCAGCTTCACTTTTCCATGAAGGGTCGGAACTTCTATTTCATCGCCTAATGCTGCCTGAGCGAAAGTAACCGGCATTTCACAATAGATGTCATCGCCATCCCGCTCAAAGAATTCATGGCTGCGTACATGGAAGACAACATACAGGTCTCCAGCTGGACCGCCATTGATTCCTGGCTCTCCTTGGCCGGTTACACGCAATTGCTGACCATCATCAATTCCGGCTGGCACCTTAACTTGGATCTTTTTACGTTTTTGGACTTTTCCGTCACCGCCACATGTTGAGCATTTATTAGGAATGATTTTTCCTGTTCCTTGACAATGGTGACATGCTCTCCGGTTCACAATCCTTCCGAACGCTGTGTTTTGTTCAACATTCAATTGACCGGTTCCATGACAATGTGAACAATTTTCCACTTTTGTGCCTGGTTTGGCACCGGATCCTTTACATGTATCACAATTCTCTTCACGCGGAATTTCGATTTCAGTATCTTTTCCAAATGCAGCCTCTTCAAAAGAAAGCGTCATCGTATACTGTAAATCCGCCCCTTGACGCGGTGCATTAGGATCTCTCCTACGTCCGCCGCCACCAAAGAAGCTACTGAAAATATCTTCGAAACCGCCGAAACCACCAAAGTCCTGACCACCAAAGCCCTGATTTGGATCTGTATGTCCGAATTGGTCATAATGGGCCTTTTTCTGTTCGTCACTCAATACTTCGTAAGCTTCCTTGATTTCCTTGAATTTATCCGCAGCATCGTCCGCTTTATTAATATCAGGGTGATATTGTTTGGAGAGCTTTCGATACGCTTTTTTGATTTCATCCTTCGAAGCACTCTTCGAAAGGCCTAACACCTCATAATAATCGCGTTTACTCATATCTAAAATCCACTCCCGATTCGATTCACATAAAGGTAATATTATCACTGAACGAAGATAATAATCAACTAGAAAAGTACAAACAGGCTTTAACACTTTTTTGTAATTGGTAATGCCAGCCCCAAATTGCACACATTTATTTCTAAAATCCCATGATTCCCCAACAGCGATTGTAAGATTAAAAGAAAACCAGATGCCAATGTTCCCTGACAATGATTCCCTTCACTGTAAAAAAAGCCAAAGTCAAGATAACCTGACTTTGACTTTTCTACAATGGCAGGCAGAAATGAACTGCCCAATATTTATCAGTGTCCCGATTGGGTCACTTTTTATTTTTTCTCTTCTTCGTTAACTTCCGTGTATTCTGCATCAACGACATTATCGTCTTTAGCAGATTCGCCAGCACCGGCTTCGCCAGCTTGCTGAGCTTTTGCCGCTTCTTCATAAAGCTTCATTGTCAAAGCTTGAACGATTTCATTAAGTGCATCTTTTTTCACGCGGATTTCTTCAAGCTCATTTTTCTCGATTGCAGCTTTCAGTTCGTCCTTCGCTTCATTTGCTTTTGTTACTTCAGCTTCGTCCACTTTACCTTCTAGATCTTTAAGCGTTTTTTCCGTTTGGAAGACTAATTGATCAGCTTCGTTACGAAGTTCAACTTCTTCTTTACGTTGTTTATCGCTATCGGCATTTTCTTCCGCTTCACGTACCATGCGTTCGATCTCTTCATCAGAAAGTCCTGAAGATGATTTGATGGTGATCGCTTGTTCTTTGTTCGTGCCAAGATCTTTCGCACGAACGTTCACGATACCATTTTTATCGATATCGAATGTCACTTCAACTTGCGGAATTCCACGCGGTGCAGGTGGAATGTCACTCAATTGGAAACGACCGAGCGTTTTGTTATCCGCTGACATTGGACGTTCACCTTGAAGAACATGGATATCAACTGCTGTTTGGTTATCAGCCGCTGTCGAGAATACTTGTGATTTACTAGTTGGAATCGTAGTATTACGGTCAATCAGTTTCGTGAACACTCCGCCCATCGTTTCAATCCCAAGTGAAAGTGGAGTTACATCCAGAAGGACAACGTCTTTAACATCTCCTGTTAATACGCCACCTTGAATTGCAGCACCCATAGCCACTACTTCATCAGGGTTTACACCTTTGCTTGGTTCTTGACCGATTTCCTTTTTGATCGCTTCAACAACCGCAGGAATACGTGTAGATCCACCAACAAGGATTACTTTGTCAATTTCAGACGCTGAAAGGCCAGCATCTTTCAATGCTTGACGAGTTGGTCCCATAGTACGCTCAACAAGACCTGAAGAAAGCTCATCGAATTTTGCTCTAGTCATCGTTACGTCCAAGTGAAGCGGGCCAGCATCCCCAGCTGTGATGAATGGCAAGGAAATTTGAGTTGAAGTTACACCGGAAAGATCTTTTTTCGCTTTTTCAGCTGCATCTTTCAAACGTTGTACCGCCATTTTATCTTTTGAAAGGTCAATTCCATTTTCTTTCTTGAATGCTTCAACTAGGTAATCGATGATGACTTGGTCGAAATCATCTCCACCTAGACGGTTGTCACCGGCTGTGGACTTAACTTCGAAAACGCCATCTCCAAGTTCCATGATCGATACGTCGAATGTACCGCCGCCAAGGTCGAATACAAGGATCGTTTGATCTTCTTCCGTTTTATCCAAACCGTATGCAAGTGCTGCAGCTGTAGGTTCGTTGATGATACGTTCCACTTCAAGACCAGCAATTTGACCAGCATCCTTAGTTGCTTGACGTTCTGCATCATTGAAGTAAGCAGGTACAGTGATAACCGCTTTTGTAACTTTTTCGCCAAGATACTCTTCAGCGTATGATTTTAAGTATTGAAGGATGATTGCAGAAACTTCCTGAGGTGAGTATTCTTTTCCTTCAATTACTTCTTTATGGTCGGTACCCATATGGCGTTTAATGGAAATGATTGTGTTAGGGTTTGTAATCGCTTGGCGTTTTGCCACTTCCCCTACTTGTCTTTCTCCATTTTTGAATGCCACTACGGATGGTGTTGTACGGTTTCCTTCTGGATTCGGGATTACTTTTGGTTCCCCGCCTTCAAGTACAGATACACAAGAGTTTGTTGTACCTAAGTCAATACCTATAATCTTGCTCATAGTTTCACTACCTCCCAATTTTTTATATGTAAAAATCTTATTCGTTCACTTTAACCATTGCAGGTCGAATCACACGGTCTTTAAGAAGGTATCCTTTTTGGAATTCCTCGACGACGATGTTAGAACCGAAGTTTTCATCTTGAACTTGCATGACCGCTTGATGCAAACGCGGATCGAACTCTTCACCAACCGAACTGATCGGTTCGATGCCTTCTTTAGTCAATGCATCAGTAATCGCTTTGTAGACCATTTCCATGCCTTGAAGCAGGGATTTCGTCTGTTCATTTTCCGCTTCGATTTTTGTAGCTCTTTCAAAATTATCAAGAGCTTCCACTAAATCACTGGCAATACTTTGAACTCTATATTTTTGAGCCGCCTCCATATCAAGCTTGGCACGGCGTCTTGAATTATCAAAATCGGCCTGCAGACGAAGATAACGGTTATCCATTTCTTCGATTTTTGCCTGAAGCTCAGCAATCTTTTCATGAGCCAATTGAAGTTCATCTTTTTCAACCGGAGTTTCCTCCTGGTTTTGTTCTGCTGGAGTTTCTCCTTCAGCGAAAACTGCTTCTGCAGCGCTTTCCTCGATTGTTTCATTTTCCAATGTTTTTTCTTCATTTTTATTTTCTGTCACAATCTCACCTCCCTAAAAGGGTTATACAATTTATGCTAAAGTAATAGGTCAGGCTGCGGAATATGACCTCCGCCACCTTAACAATATTACCTTTGCTACTATTTTTGATACAGTTTTGTCATTAGGGCCGTTAAATCTTTCGAGAAAAACGAAAGCAAACTGATCACTCGCGAATATTCCATTCTCGTCGGACCCAATATGGCTAATGTGCCCACTTGCTCCTGCCCGATTGAGTATGTTGCCGTAATCAAACTGCAGTCATCGAGCACTGTGTTTTGATTTTCACGGCCAATCTTGACGTGGATGCCCGATGGATTTTGAGTAATGAGTTCATAAAAACCCTGCTCCTGCTCAATCATCGATAAAAGCGTGCTTACTTTAGCAATATCATGGAACTCAGGCTGCCTTAGCATATTCGTTTTCCCGCCGAAAAATATTTTTTCGGGCTTTGTGTCCGTCAGGGTATCCGCCAGGACAGAGACCATCGATCCATAGTTATGGATGTGACGGCTCAAAAGAACAGCCACTTCCTTGTAGATCTTATCCTTTAGATCAACTAGCGGAACATCGACCAAACGGGAATTCAATATGTTCACCATCTTTTCAATTTCGTTTATATCAAAAGAAGGCGGTAAGGAAATCATTCGATTTTCCACATGACCTGTATCAGTAATAATGATGGCTATTGCCGTTTCCGGGCTCAAAGGAATGATCTGGATTTTCTTCAGCTTATGCTCATTCACTTTTGGCCCCAGTACAATCGCCGTATAATTCGTCAGTTCCGAAAGTATTTTCGCTGACTTCTGAACGATCTTTTCCAATTCATAAATTCGTTCTACAAAAACGGATTTTAATATCTTCATTTCATTCTTTTTCGGAGCTTGAGGAGAAAGTAAATGATCCACATAATATCTATACCCTTTTTCAGAAGGAATCCTACCGGAAGAAGTATGGGTTTTTTCTAAAAATCCCATTTCTTCAAGATCAGACATTTCATTGCGAATTGTGGCAGAGCTGAACGTAATTTCTTCTTTCTTCGACAAGCTTCGTGACCCGACTGGCTGGGCAGAATGGATAAAATCCTCGATTATCACTTGTAGAATCAATAATTGACGATCAGTTAGCATGTATGATCACCTCTGTTAGCACTCTGTCTCTTCGAGTGCTAATATACTAATAAATTATCAAATGAAGCTTATGATGTCAACAATGAAAACCGCTAATTACTCGTAAAATAACATAGATTAACTTCACTCGGAATCAATAATGCCCAAAAATGATTGGAACACTTCATTTCCAAGCAGTTTCCCCCGCTCCGTCAAGCGCACGAACCCGCCTTCCACCTTAAGCAGACCCTTTGCCGATTCTTCTTCGAGCGGTTTCCTGAAAATCTCCGTCATTTCAACAAAAAATTTACTCTTGAAGGTTTCCAATGAAACTCCTTCCGTTTTTCGGAGACCCAAAAACATCTCCTCTTCCATCCGTTCATGAAGCGGTACTGGGCGTTCCTCCAATACAGGCAGCTGGTTCGCCATCAATGGTGTGATATATTTCTTCACCGGTCCATGATTGGCCACTCTTTTTCCTCCAGTATAGCCATGTGCACCGGCACCAATCCCATAATACTCCACATTATCCCAATATGTCAGGTTGTGCCGGCTTTCAAACCCAGCACGGGCAAAATTACTGATTTCATATTGATGCAGTCCATGCTTCTCCATCTCTTCCATCAGCTTCTCGTACATCGAAGCCTCGAGCTCCTGCGGCGGCAGGTTTAATTTACCCCTTCGCATCTGATTATAAAAAACCGTTTTCGGCTCAACGATCAATGAGTAGCTGGAATAGTGCGGCAATTGAAGGGCAATCGCTTTATCCAACGTGTCATTGAAATCTTCCATAGTTTGTCCCGGCAATCCGTAAATCAAATCGATGCTGATATTCGTAAAGCCAACTTCTTGAGCCAAATGAATCGTTTCATATACTTCAGAAGCCCGATGAGTCCGGCCTATTCGCTTTAATAATTCATCATTGAAGCTTTGCACTCCAAAGCTAAGTCTATTGACACCTGAATGATAAAGTATCTCGAGTTTTTCTCGCGAAAGATCCCCTGGATTGGCTTCGAATGTATATTCAGCCTTTTTTTGATCAAATGGCAGGGTTTCATTGATCGCTTCACATAAAAAAGCAAGCTGCTTTTCATTTAGGGAGGTCGGTGTCCCTCCACCGACGAATACCGTATCCAATCCTGCAGTCGGGTATTTAGAAAGTTGCATCACCATTTCCCTTTTCATCATCTGTAAATATTCGTCAACCGGCTGTCCCTGTAAAAATACTTTATTAAAATCACAATAGTGACAAATATGTTCACAAAATGGTATATGGAGGTAGGCGCTTTTAATCATTGTGTTCACAACCTTTTAATCGAATGAGTCGATAGAAAAAGAGGCTAGATCTCCTCTACCCTCTTTTTTCTATCTATCGTTTATTTTATTTATTTTTTCGGTGTCGTATCATCCATTTTCAAAACAGCCATGAAAGCTTCTTGCGGCACTTCAACGGAACCTACCTGTTTCATCCGCTTTTTACCTTCTTTCTGTTTTTCGAGCAACTTACGTTTACGGGAAATATCGCCGCCGTAACATTTAGCCAATACGTTTTTGCGCATTGCACTAATTGAAGAACGGGCCACGATCTTTTGCCCGATCGCTGCTTGGATCGGCACTTCAAATTGTTGTCTTGGAATCAATTTCTTCAATTTTTCAACAATGACTTTACCGCGTTCATAAGCAAAGTCCTTATGAACGATGAAACTCAACGCATCCACAGTTTCAGCGTTCAGTAAGATATCCATCTTCACAAGCTTGGACGGTTTGTAGCCGATCAACTCATAATCGAATGAAGCATAGCCTCTAGTATTGGATTTCAACTGATCGAAGAAATCATAAACGATTTCCGATAATGGTATTTCATAATGAATGCTCACACGAGTCTCATCGATATATTCCATATCAATGAAGTTACCGCGTTTATTTTGACAGATTTCCATGATCGTTCCGACGAACTCTGTCGGTGCCATCATCGTTGCTTTGACATATGGCTCCTCGACTCGTTCAATCTTTTGAGCATCCGGCATATTGGAAGGGTTATCTACTTTCAGGACCGTTCCGTCTGTCAGGATCACATCATAAATAACACTCGGCGCAGTGGTGATCAGATCAATTTTGAATTCACGTTCAATCCGTTCCTGGATTATTTCCATATGAAGGAGTCCAAGGAATCCGCAACGGAAACCGAAGCCCAATGCTTGCGATGATTCCGCTTCGAACTGTAATGCTGAATCGTTCAATTCCAACTTCTCTAATGCATCCCTTAAATCATTGAATTTCGATGCGTCAATTGGGTATAAACCGCAATATACCATCGGATTCATCTTCCGGTAACCCGGCAATGGCACTGTCGCACTATTCATGGCACTGGTAATCGTATCACCAACAGTCGTATCACCAACGTTTTTAATGGCGGCAGTAAGGAAACCTACATCACCGACGTTAAGTTCATCCAAAAGCTGGGTTTTCGGATTGAAGACACCCAATTCGGTTACATCAAATTCCTTGCCAGTGGACATCATTTTGATTTTGTCGCCCACTTTAATGGAACCCTCAACAACACGGATATAGGCAACCACACCGCGGTACGCATCAAACAGTGAATCGAAAATAAGCGCTTTGAACGGGGCATCGGGATCTCCCTGTGGTGCTGGCACCAATTCAACGACCTGCTCCAAAATCTCCTCGATTCCGATTCCCGCTTTAGCGGAAGCCAAAACTGCATCGGATGCATCCAATCCGATTACTTCCTCGATTTCTCCACGTACCCGTTCCGGATCGGCACTCGGCAAATCAATTTTATTGATGACCGGGATGATTTCCAGGTTGTTGTCCAAAGCTAAATACACGTTTGCAAGCGTTTGGGCCTCAATTCCCTGTGCAGCATCGACAACAAGGACAGCACCTTCACACGCTGCAAGGCTTCGTGAAACTTCATACGTAAAATCGACATGTCCCGGTGTATCAATAAGATGGAAAATATATTCTTCGCCATCTTTCGCATTATATTTCAATTGAATCGCATTCAATTTAATCG
It contains:
- a CDS encoding 16S rRNA (uracil(1498)-N(3))-methyltransferase, with amino-acid sequence MQRYFLNEEDINGNTVTISGDDFHHIARVMRMGPGERIITVKGNGMTAVTEISEISDDAVIGTVIEWKNEEKELPVRVVIASGLPKGDKLEYIVQKGTELGAFEFIPFIAARSVVKWDHKKVGKKLERLQKISKEAAEQSHRTVIPAIKEPMTAVQLAGYASGFDHKLIAFEEEAKRGETSVLASVLKDITPGQSILFVFGPEGGLADKEIEKLTDAGFVACGLGPRILRTETAPLYALSAVSYHVELLR
- the grpE gene encoding nucleotide exchange factor GrpE, with product MEESAAEAVFAEGETPAEQNQEETPVEKDELQLAHEKIAELQAKIEEMDNRYLRLQADFDNSRRRAKLDMEAAQKYRVQSIASDLVEALDNFERATKIEAENEQTKSLLQGMEMVYKAITDALTKEGIEPISSVGEEFDPRLHQAVMQVQDENFGSNIVVEEFQKGYLLKDRVIRPAMVKVNE
- the mtaB gene encoding tRNA (N(6)-L-threonylcarbamoyladenosine(37)-C(2))-methylthiotransferase MtaB; this translates as MATVAFHTLGCKVNHYETEAIWQLFKTGGYDRVEFENTSDVYVINTCTVTNTGDKKSRQVIRRAIRKNPNAVIAVTGCYAQTSPAEIMAIPGVDIVVGTQDRVKLLDYIEQFKVEREPINAVGNIMKNRVYEELDVPAFTDRTRASLKIQEGCNNFCTFCIIPWARGLMRSRDPKEVVHQAEQLVEAGYKELVLTGIHTGGYGDDLKDYNLAMLLRDLEKIDGLKRIRISSIEASQITDEIIEVLTKSKKVVRHLHIPIQSGSDTVLKRMRRKYTMDFFGDRIEKLKIALPGLAVTSDVIVGFPGETEEEFMETYNFIEKYKFSELHVFPYSKRTGTPAARMEDQVDEDVKNERVHRLIALSDQLAKEYASRFEGEVLEVIPETKLENGLYEGYSDNYMKIVFPASDEMVGEIVKVKITKSGYPFSEGQFVTVVKDFPLQQVSNI
- the lepA gene encoding translation elongation factor 4 encodes the protein MNREEKLKRQSKIRNFSIIAHIDHGKSTLADRIIEKTNAMTQREMKSQLLDSMDLERERGITIKLNAIQLKYNAKDGEEYIFHLIDTPGHVDFTYEVSRSLAACEGAVLVVDAAQGIEAQTLANVYLALDNNLEIIPVINKIDLPSADPERVRGEIEEVIGLDASDAVLASAKAGIGIEEILEQVVELVPAPQGDPDAPFKALIFDSLFDAYRGVVAYIRVVEGSIKVGDKIKMMSTGKEFDVTELGVFNPKTQLLDELNVGDVGFLTAAIKNVGDTTVGDTITSAMNSATVPLPGYRKMNPMVYCGLYPIDASKFNDLRDALEKLELNDSALQFEAESSQALGFGFRCGFLGLLHMEIIQERIEREFKIDLITTAPSVIYDVILTDGTVLKVDNPSNMPDAQKIERVEEPYVKATMMAPTEFVGTIMEICQNKRGNFIDMEYIDETRVSIHYEIPLSEIVYDFFDQLKSNTRGYASFDYELIGYKPSKLVKMDILLNAETVDALSFIVHKDFAYERGKVIVEKLKKLIPRQQFEVPIQAAIGQKIVARSSISAMRKNVLAKCYGGDISRKRKLLEKQKEGKKRMKQVGSVEVPQEAFMAVLKMDDTTPKK
- the hemW gene encoding radical SAM family heme chaperone HemW encodes the protein MIKSAYLHIPFCEHICHYCDFNKVFLQGQPVDEYLQMMKREMVMQLSKYPTAGLDTVFVGGGTPTSLNEKQLAFLCEAINETLPFDQKKAEYTFEANPGDLSREKLEILYHSGVNRLSFGVQSFNDELLKRIGRTHRASEVYETIHLAQEVGFTNISIDLIYGLPGQTMEDFNDTLDKAIALQLPHYSSYSLIVEPKTVFYNQMRRGKLNLPPQELEASMYEKLMEEMEKHGLHQYEISNFARAGFESRHNLTYWDNVEYYGIGAGAHGYTGGKRVANHGPVKKYITPLMANQLPVLEERPVPLHERMEEEMFLGLRKTEGVSLETFKSKFFVEMTEIFRKPLEEESAKGLLKVEGGFVRLTERGKLLGNEVFQSFLGIIDSE
- the dnaK gene encoding molecular chaperone DnaK; this translates as MSKIIGIDLGTTNSCVSVLEGGEPKVIPNPEGNRTTPSVVAFKNGERQVGEVAKRQAITNPNTIISIKRHMGTDHKEVIEGKEYSPQEVSAIILQYLKSYAEEYLGEKVTKAVITVPAYFNDAERQATKDAGQIAGLEVERIINEPTAAALAYGLDKTEEDQTILVFDLGGGTFDVSIMELGDGVFEVKSTAGDNRLGGDDFDQVIIDYLVEAFKKENGIDLSKDKMAVQRLKDAAEKAKKDLSGVTSTQISLPFITAGDAGPLHLDVTMTRAKFDELSSGLVERTMGPTRQALKDAGLSASEIDKVILVGGSTRIPAVVEAIKKEIGQEPSKGVNPDEVVAMGAAIQGGVLTGDVKDVVLLDVTPLSLGIETMGGVFTKLIDRNTTIPTSKSQVFSTAADNQTAVDIHVLQGERPMSADNKTLGRFQLSDIPPAPRGIPQVEVTFDIDKNGIVNVRAKDLGTNKEQAITIKSSSGLSDEEIERMVREAEENADSDKQRKEEVELRNEADQLVFQTEKTLKDLEGKVDEAEVTKANEAKDELKAAIEKNELEEIRVKKDALNEIVQALTMKLYEEAAKAQQAGEAGAGESAKDDNVVDAEYTEVNEEEKK
- the prmA gene encoding 50S ribosomal protein L11 methyltransferase; protein product: MKWSEFAIQTTNEAVEPVSNILHEAGASGVVIEDPLELVKERENVFGEIYHLNPDDYPDEGVVIKAYLPVNSFLGETVDAIKESINNLHLFDIDLGKNVVSISEVNEEEWATAWKKYYNPVKISERFTIVPTWEDYTPVSSDELIIELDPGMAFGTGTHPTTVMCIQALERTVRPGDLVVDVGTGSGVLSIAAALLDAKRIQSLDLDEVAVQSAIQNVELNNVQDKVSVSKGNLLDGVNEQADVVVANILAEVIMSFTDDVAKVVKPGGYFIASGIIQPKKQDVKDAITGSGFTISETILMEDWVAIIAKRND
- the dnaJ gene encoding molecular chaperone DnaJ, with product MSKRDYYEVLGLSKSASKDEIKKAYRKLSKQYHPDINKADDAADKFKEIKEAYEVLSDEQKKAHYDQFGHTDPNQGFGGQDFGGFGGFEDIFSSFFGGGGRRRDPNAPRQGADLQYTMTLSFEEAAFGKDTEIEIPREENCDTCKGSGAKPGTKVENCSHCHGTGQLNVEQNTAFGRIVNRRACHHCQGTGKIIPNKCSTCGGDGKVQKRKKIQVKVPAGIDDGQQLRVTGQGEPGINGGPAGDLYVVFHVRSHEFFERDGDDIYCEMPVTFAQAALGDEIEVPTLHGKVKLKIPAGTQTSTRFRLKGKGVPNVRGYGQGDQHVVVLVVTPKKLTEKQKDLLREFSDISGQGIDEQEDGFFSKVKRAFKDR
- the hrcA gene encoding heat-inducible transcriptional repressor HrcA — translated: MLTDRQLLILQVIIEDFIHSAQPVGSRSLSKKEEITFSSATIRNEMSDLEEMGFLEKTHTSSGRIPSEKGYRYYVDHLLSPQAPKKNEMKILKSVFVERIYELEKIVQKSAKILSELTNYTAIVLGPKVNEHKLKKIQIIPLSPETAIAIIITDTGHVENRMISLPPSFDINEIEKMVNILNSRLVDVPLVDLKDKIYKEVAVLLSRHIHNYGSMVSVLADTLTDTKPEKIFFGGKTNMLRQPEFHDIAKVSTLLSMIEQEQGFYELITQNPSGIHVKIGRENQNTVLDDCSLITATYSIGQEQVGTLAILGPTRMEYSRVISLLSFFSKDLTALMTKLYQK